The Polyangium spumosum genome includes a window with the following:
- a CDS encoding sigma 54-interacting transcriptional regulator: protein MTSGDTKTLSPTRDAGSDRAAVRAPLLFLCLESHRPFAPAARLSLAGIDEVTFGRGAPRSFERPSPRRLAVRVDDAWMSTNHARIGKVLGRFTIEDLGSKNGTRVNGEAVTRAALADGDLLELGRTFFVFREGLVVSPDEPPIVEVSADGAKAPGLATLLPSLGRAYETLAVISRATLPILVTGETGTGKEVTARAIHALSGRPGAYVALNCGALPESLVEAELFGHRRGAFSDAKEDRPGLVRAADRGTLFLDEIGELRPPAQAALLRVLEEREVRPIGATSPVKVDVRFVSATNRGLEKMVSAGAFRADLFHRLAGHHIELSPLRERREDLFLVAASLIERHAGAEASRVRFHPSAARVMFEYGFPGNARELEKVLGAALALAGGGEVGLEHLPPWARGEAADEPAAAVKEGEGEPLREELVRLFREHKGNVSAVARVMGKARMQVQRWMKRYGIDPEAFKK, encoded by the coding sequence ATGACGAGCGGCGACACGAAGACGCTCTCGCCGACGAGGGACGCGGGCTCCGATCGCGCGGCCGTCCGCGCGCCTTTGCTCTTCCTCTGCCTCGAGAGCCACCGCCCCTTCGCCCCCGCCGCGCGCCTCTCGCTCGCGGGGATCGACGAGGTCACCTTCGGCCGCGGCGCGCCGCGCTCGTTCGAACGCCCGTCGCCGCGGCGGCTCGCCGTGCGCGTCGACGACGCCTGGATGAGCACGAACCACGCCCGGATCGGCAAGGTCCTCGGCCGCTTCACGATCGAGGACCTCGGCTCGAAGAACGGCACGCGCGTCAACGGCGAGGCCGTCACGCGCGCCGCGCTCGCGGACGGCGACCTCCTCGAGCTCGGCCGCACGTTTTTCGTCTTCCGCGAGGGCCTCGTGGTCTCACCGGATGAACCTCCGATCGTCGAGGTCTCCGCGGACGGGGCGAAGGCGCCCGGCCTCGCGACGCTCCTGCCCTCGCTCGGCCGCGCGTACGAGACGCTCGCCGTGATCTCGCGGGCGACCTTGCCGATCCTCGTGACGGGCGAGACGGGCACGGGCAAGGAGGTGACGGCGCGCGCGATCCACGCGCTCTCGGGGCGTCCGGGGGCGTACGTCGCTCTGAACTGCGGCGCGCTTCCCGAGTCGCTCGTCGAGGCGGAGCTCTTCGGCCATCGGCGCGGCGCGTTCTCCGATGCGAAGGAGGATCGACCCGGCCTCGTGCGCGCCGCCGATCGTGGCACCTTGTTCCTCGACGAGATCGGCGAGCTCCGGCCGCCTGCGCAGGCGGCGCTCCTGCGCGTGCTCGAGGAGCGCGAGGTGCGGCCGATCGGCGCGACGTCGCCGGTGAAGGTCGACGTTCGCTTCGTCTCGGCCACGAACCGTGGCCTCGAAAAGATGGTCTCTGCCGGCGCGTTCCGCGCGGACCTCTTCCATCGGCTCGCGGGCCATCACATCGAGCTCTCGCCTCTGCGGGAGCGCCGCGAGGATCTCTTCCTCGTCGCGGCCTCGCTCATCGAGCGTCACGCGGGGGCCGAGGCCTCGCGGGTGCGTTTTCACCCGTCGGCGGCGCGCGTGATGTTCGAGTATGGTTTTCCCGGGAACGCGCGGGAGCTGGAGAAGGTGCTCGGCGCGGCGCTCGCGCTCGCGGGCGGGGGCGAGGTCGGGCTCGAACACCTCCCGCCCTGGGCGCGCGGCGAGGCCGCGGACGAGCCAGCGGCGGCGGTGAAGGAGGGCGAGGGCGAACCGCTGCGCGAGGAGCTCGTACGCCTCTTCCGCGAGCACAAGGGCAACGTCTCGGCCGTGGCGCGCGTGATGGGCAAGGCGCGGATGCAGGTGCAGCGGTGGATGAAGCGGTACGGGATCGATCCCGAGGCGTTCAAGAAATAG
- a CDS encoding AgmX/PglI C-terminal domain-containing protein, giving the protein MTTLKHSFLSLAIGLFSAMFIGGCAAEAASVEDETTAEAASEAGHAKKGDYGYEMQDLRLVSGEAAPAADAVTPDGRIAPEEVLRQATAKIPALRACYAEALKKDPGLGGKVIVRMHVEADGKVSSSRVTGGSIGDAALGKCLAQELGSMTLPAAPKGALEVVYPIELSPDDLAKSAPSGA; this is encoded by the coding sequence ATGACGACGCTCAAGCACTCGTTCCTCTCGCTCGCGATTGGCCTCTTCTCGGCGATGTTCATCGGTGGCTGCGCGGCCGAGGCGGCGAGCGTGGAGGACGAAACGACGGCCGAGGCGGCCTCGGAGGCGGGCCACGCAAAGAAGGGTGATTACGGGTATGAAATGCAGGATCTCCGCCTCGTCTCGGGCGAGGCCGCGCCCGCGGCCGACGCGGTGACGCCGGACGGGCGTATCGCTCCCGAGGAGGTCCTGCGCCAGGCGACGGCGAAGATCCCGGCGCTCCGGGCCTGTTATGCGGAGGCGCTGAAGAAGGACCCGGGCCTCGGCGGCAAGGTGATCGTCCGGATGCACGTCGAGGCGGACGGCAAGGTGAGCTCGTCGCGCGTCACCGGCGGCTCGATCGGCGACGCCGCGCTCGGGAAGTGCCTGGCCCAGGAGCTCGGCTCGATGACGCTGCCGGCCGCTCCCAAGGGCGCGCTCGAGGTCGTCTATCCGATCGAGCTCTCGCCCGACGATCTCGCGAAGAGCGCGCCCTCCGGCGCCTGA
- a CDS encoding FG-GAP repeat domain-containing protein — translation MRLRLSASLVFFSLTSVPFTAAAAPLFVEKTENLGSPQPCAASNEGCYSHYVLLVDLDRDGDLDAVFANGGGYYTPATTAPLAAYLNDGAGNFVEIGPTSFGGFSGRVRQIAAADVDADGDLDLYAPDAYGMQPDALFMNDGQTPPGFTDEGPARIGVSSRSAGARFGDLDGDGDLDLVSTDWGASPPNSAGTARVYLNDGAGFFQEKLEAVPQGTQAIGTGPIDADLVDVDGDFDLDLLLASRKGESLLFRNDGAGAFVDANGDLPDQPGPYVYGPDACDVDGDGDLDLWLDNGAADLREQLVINDGKGVFSDETAARVVGNPGADDNEVQCADVDGDGDFDAVIASLSGNERILLNDGAGHFTFPPEPTFPTVNDFTLGLDLGDVNGDGILDVITAQGEGGDFSNRLYFGVAPLPKDTRPPVIRAVEALPSGMPGGERIVRFAVSDESTTDAGPRLARAFVEIEAAGGVADAKFIGGDLFRATFVAPPDATVVYRACAEDRQGNKACSAPLSFASGSGSGSGGAGGSGGAGSTSSSSGGAGGNGGMGGAGAGGNPGPVLDDEAGCGCRIPAARGHGGGGIGLVALVLGWLLRRGLSRDHRATPPRKR, via the coding sequence ATGCGCCTTCGACTTTCTGCTTCGCTCGTCTTTTTTTCCCTCACGAGCGTCCCCTTCACCGCGGCCGCCGCGCCGCTCTTCGTCGAAAAAACGGAGAACCTCGGCTCGCCCCAGCCCTGCGCGGCCTCGAACGAGGGCTGCTATTCGCATTACGTGCTCCTCGTCGACCTCGACCGCGACGGCGACCTCGACGCCGTCTTCGCGAATGGCGGCGGTTATTACACGCCCGCCACGACCGCTCCCCTCGCGGCCTACCTCAATGACGGCGCGGGCAACTTCGTGGAGATCGGCCCGACCTCGTTCGGCGGTTTCTCCGGGCGGGTGCGGCAGATCGCGGCGGCCGACGTGGACGCCGACGGCGACCTCGACCTCTACGCGCCGGACGCGTATGGCATGCAGCCAGACGCGCTCTTCATGAACGACGGACAAACCCCGCCCGGGTTCACGGACGAGGGGCCGGCGCGGATCGGCGTCTCGTCGCGCTCGGCGGGCGCGCGGTTCGGCGACCTCGACGGCGACGGCGACCTCGACCTCGTCTCGACCGACTGGGGTGCGTCCCCGCCAAACTCGGCCGGCACGGCGCGGGTGTACCTGAACGACGGGGCCGGGTTTTTCCAGGAGAAGCTCGAGGCCGTCCCGCAGGGCACGCAGGCGATCGGCACGGGGCCCATCGACGCGGACCTCGTCGACGTGGACGGCGATTTCGATCTCGACCTGCTCCTCGCCAGCCGCAAGGGAGAGTCGCTCCTCTTCCGGAACGACGGCGCGGGCGCGTTCGTCGACGCGAACGGGGACCTGCCGGACCAACCGGGCCCCTACGTGTACGGCCCCGACGCGTGTGACGTCGACGGCGACGGCGACCTCGACCTGTGGCTCGACAATGGCGCGGCGGACCTGCGCGAGCAGCTCGTCATCAACGACGGGAAGGGCGTCTTCTCGGACGAGACGGCGGCGCGGGTCGTGGGCAACCCCGGCGCGGACGACAACGAAGTGCAATGCGCGGACGTCGACGGAGACGGCGATTTCGACGCGGTGATCGCGTCGCTCTCGGGGAACGAGCGGATCCTCCTGAACGACGGCGCGGGGCATTTCACGTTCCCCCCGGAGCCCACGTTCCCCACGGTGAACGATTTCACGCTCGGCCTCGACCTCGGCGACGTGAACGGCGACGGGATCCTCGACGTGATCACGGCGCAGGGGGAGGGCGGAGACTTCTCGAACCGGCTCTATTTCGGCGTGGCGCCGCTCCCCAAGGACACGCGCCCGCCGGTCATCCGGGCGGTCGAGGCGCTGCCGAGCGGAATGCCGGGCGGAGAGCGGATCGTGCGTTTCGCGGTGAGCGACGAATCGACGACGGACGCGGGTCCGAGGCTCGCGAGGGCGTTCGTCGAGATCGAGGCCGCGGGCGGCGTCGCGGACGCAAAATTCATCGGGGGAGACCTGTTCCGAGCGACGTTCGTGGCCCCGCCGGACGCGACGGTCGTGTATCGAGCTTGCGCAGAAGATCGGCAAGGAAACAAAGCTTGTAGCGCACCCTTGAGTTTTGCGAGCGGGAGCGGAAGCGGCAGCGGCGGCGCAGGCGGCAGCGGCGGCGCAGGCAGCACCAGCAGCAGCAGCGGCGGCGCGGGCGGAAACGGCGGAATGGGCGGCGCGGGCGCGGGTGGCAATCCCGGGCCCGTGCTCGACGACGAGGCGGGCTGTGGCTGCCGGATCCCGGCCGCGCGAGGGCACGGCGGCGGCGGCATCGGGCTCGTCGCGCTCGTCCTCGGATGGCTCCTGCGACGTGGGCTGTCCCGTGACCACCGGGCGACGCCGCCGCGAAAACGTTGA
- the ftsH gene encoding ATP-dependent zinc metalloprotease FtsH — translation MPETSQKQRGWGWVFYLFLILAALSFSGVFGATSARSIPYDEAVRLVQAGRVASASITAEDVVLHLKTEGAPPAETTKKPPSFLPAPPPAKGEEVRTGRIPGVEKEPLVEALLSKGVTVEARPSRTPFWVMALWWIIPLIAINLLFFAAFRRSTGGGVGGPLGLTRSRTRLYDRTGRDPVRFADVAGVDEAKDELVEVVDFLKRPARYRSLGGKIPRGILLVGPPGTGKTLLARAVAGEAEVPFFSLNASEFVEMFVGLGAARVRDLFTEARKNAPCIVFIDEIDAVGRSRGGLGALATHDEREQTLQQLLAELDGFDPRATVILMAATNRPEVLDPALLRPGRFDRQVIVDRPDLAGREAILAVHARRLPLGSDVDLGAVARRTPGMAGADLANIVNEAALAAARRSGLDITQADFDDALDRVQLGLRRRGLMMTPAERRRVAVHESGHALVALALPEADPVERVSIVARAVSLGVTIQVPRDERHVLTESELETRVMVLLGGRAAEELCHGSPSTGAHDDLGRATALMREMITRFGMSRRLGLPALTRNVGAPLLGVTQEERMCSDETAREIDEEVRDRLAELFGRAKSLLEGRRAGLLAAAEALIARETLTGAEIKRIADEAA, via the coding sequence ATGCCCGAGACAAGCCAGAAACAACGCGGGTGGGGCTGGGTTTTCTATCTGTTCCTGATCCTCGCCGCGCTCTCGTTTTCGGGCGTCTTCGGGGCCACGAGCGCGCGCTCGATCCCCTACGACGAGGCGGTGCGGCTGGTCCAGGCAGGGCGCGTCGCGTCCGCCTCCATCACGGCCGAAGACGTCGTCCTCCACTTGAAGACGGAGGGCGCGCCTCCCGCGGAGACCACGAAAAAACCGCCGAGCTTCCTGCCCGCGCCGCCACCCGCGAAAGGCGAGGAGGTGCGCACCGGCCGCATCCCGGGCGTCGAGAAGGAGCCGCTCGTCGAGGCGCTGCTCTCGAAGGGCGTCACCGTCGAGGCCCGGCCCTCGCGCACGCCCTTCTGGGTCATGGCGCTCTGGTGGATCATCCCCCTCATCGCCATCAACCTCCTGTTCTTCGCGGCCTTCCGCAGGTCGACCGGCGGAGGCGTGGGCGGCCCGCTCGGGCTCACCCGCTCGCGCACGCGCCTCTACGATCGCACGGGGCGTGACCCGGTCCGCTTCGCCGACGTCGCCGGCGTCGACGAGGCGAAGGACGAGCTCGTCGAGGTCGTCGACTTCCTCAAACGCCCGGCCCGCTACCGCTCGCTCGGCGGCAAGATCCCGCGCGGCATCCTGCTCGTCGGCCCGCCGGGGACCGGAAAAACCCTGCTCGCCCGCGCCGTGGCCGGCGAGGCCGAGGTGCCGTTTTTTTCGCTCAACGCGAGCGAGTTCGTCGAGATGTTCGTCGGCCTCGGCGCCGCCCGCGTCCGCGACCTCTTCACCGAGGCCCGGAAAAACGCCCCCTGCATCGTGTTCATCGACGAGATCGACGCGGTCGGCCGCAGCCGCGGCGGCCTCGGCGCCCTCGCCACGCACGACGAGCGCGAGCAGACCCTCCAGCAGCTCCTCGCCGAGCTCGACGGCTTCGACCCCCGCGCCACCGTCATCCTCATGGCCGCCACGAACCGGCCCGAGGTCCTCGACCCCGCGCTGCTCCGGCCCGGCCGCTTCGATCGGCAGGTGATCGTCGATCGGCCGGACCTCGCCGGCCGCGAGGCGATCCTCGCGGTGCACGCGCGGCGCTTGCCGCTCGGGTCCGACGTCGACCTTGGCGCCGTCGCGCGCAGGACGCCCGGCATGGCCGGCGCCGACCTCGCCAACATCGTCAACGAGGCCGCGCTCGCCGCCGCGCGCCGCAGCGGCCTCGACATCACGCAGGCCGACTTCGACGACGCGCTCGACCGCGTGCAGCTCGGCCTGCGCCGCCGCGGCCTCATGATGACGCCCGCCGAGCGGCGCCGCGTCGCCGTGCACGAGTCCGGTCACGCCCTCGTCGCGCTCGCCTTGCCCGAGGCCGATCCCGTCGAGCGCGTATCGATCGTCGCGCGCGCGGTCTCGCTCGGCGTGACCATCCAGGTCCCGCGCGACGAGCGGCACGTGCTCACCGAGTCCGAGCTCGAGACGCGCGTGATGGTGCTGCTCGGCGGGCGCGCGGCGGAGGAGCTCTGCCATGGCTCGCCCTCGACGGGCGCGCATGACGACCTCGGCCGCGCGACCGCGCTCATGCGGGAGATGATCACGCGCTTCGGCATGAGCCGGCGGCTCGGCCTGCCTGCGCTGACGCGTAACGTGGGCGCGCCGCTGCTCGGCGTGACGCAGGAGGAGCGGATGTGCAGCGACGAGACGGCGCGCGAGATCGACGAGGAGGTGCGCGACCGGCTCGCCGAGCTCTTCGGGCGCGCCAAATCCCTGCTCGAAGGCCGGCGCGCGGGCTTGCTCGCCGCGGCGGAGGCGCTCATCGCGCGCGAGACGTTGACCGGCGCCGAGATCAAGCGGATCGCGGACGAGGCGGCCTGA
- a CDS encoding class I SAM-dependent methyltransferase translates to MSMPDHVAKNREYWNRIASEYQKEHETQLGIVEPTWGVWAIPERELGLLGDVAGKDVLEFGCGGAQWSVALARRGARMTGLDLSDEQLRHARELTTREGVSVTLLQGSAEAVPLPDASFDLVFCDHGAMTFADPYKTVPEAARLLRPGGLFVFNMATPWLYVAIDKATDRVVPQLLNDYFSLHRVEEDDGSTSFNLPYGEWIRLFRRSGLVVEDLVELRPPEGATTTYEGYAPLEWARKYPAEHVWKVRREAR, encoded by the coding sequence ATGTCGATGCCCGATCATGTCGCGAAGAACCGGGAGTACTGGAACCGTATCGCCTCCGAGTACCAGAAGGAGCACGAAACGCAGCTCGGCATCGTCGAGCCGACCTGGGGCGTGTGGGCCATCCCGGAGCGCGAGCTCGGCCTGCTCGGGGACGTCGCGGGCAAGGACGTGCTCGAATTCGGCTGCGGCGGGGCGCAGTGGTCGGTGGCCCTCGCGCGCCGCGGGGCGCGGATGACGGGGCTCGACCTCTCCGACGAGCAGCTCCGCCACGCGCGGGAGCTCACCACGCGCGAGGGCGTCTCGGTGACGCTCCTGCAAGGCAGCGCCGAAGCGGTGCCCCTGCCGGACGCGAGCTTCGACCTGGTGTTCTGCGATCACGGGGCGATGACGTTCGCCGACCCGTACAAGACCGTACCCGAAGCGGCGCGGCTCCTGCGCCCGGGCGGGCTCTTCGTGTTCAACATGGCGACGCCGTGGCTCTACGTCGCCATCGACAAGGCGACGGATCGTGTGGTGCCCCAGCTCCTCAACGATTACTTCAGCCTGCATCGCGTGGAGGAGGACGACGGCTCCACGTCGTTCAACCTCCCGTACGGCGAGTGGATCCGCCTCTTCCGGCGCTCGGGGCTCGTGGTCGAGGACCTCGTCGAGCTCCGGCCGCCCGAGGGCGCCACGACGACCTACGAGGGATATGCGCCCCTCGAATGGGCGCGCAAATACCCCGCCGAGCACGTCTGGAAGGTGCGGCGCGAGGCGCGCTGA
- a CDS encoding chemotaxis protein CheW: MGDPTVRRTFLLVRARSWICALPASSVVETMRPLPIDPVADAPRFVAGLSVVRGEVIPVLSISKVLGGAEAKEARRLVLVRAGERRIGLLVEDVVGIEELDEARLEAAPPLLGEALPREVERLGSLDGQALVVLDAARLLPASAFDALAGAGAR; the protein is encoded by the coding sequence ATGGGAGACCCCACGGTTCGACGCACCTTTTTGCTCGTGCGGGCGCGCTCCTGGATCTGCGCGTTGCCCGCATCCTCGGTCGTCGAGACGATGCGCCCCCTGCCGATCGATCCCGTCGCGGACGCGCCGCGCTTCGTCGCGGGCCTCTCGGTGGTGCGGGGCGAGGTGATCCCCGTGCTATCGATATCGAAGGTCCTCGGCGGAGCCGAGGCGAAGGAGGCGCGGCGGCTCGTGCTCGTGCGGGCGGGCGAGCGGCGGATCGGGCTCCTCGTCGAGGACGTCGTGGGCATCGAGGAGCTCGACGAGGCGCGCCTCGAGGCCGCGCCGCCGCTCCTCGGCGAGGCGCTGCCGCGGGAGGTCGAGCGCCTCGGATCCCTCGACGGGCAGGCGCTCGTGGTGCTCGACGCCGCGCGCCTGCTCCCGGCCTCCGCCTTCGACGCGCTCGCCGGTGCCGGAGCCCGATGA
- a CDS encoding CheR family methyltransferase, translating into MSAPRDAKGIEDLVEARFGLAPSGFQRDRIEVLLGENPPRGGPIPLERLVEAVTVGETYFFREPMQIEALVRRVLPERALVGPRGRKVRILSAGCSSGEEPYTMAIAAEVSAPELAPLLSITGLDLNGSAIEKARRARYSSWAVRGASQEIRERFFQRDGDAFVLDPRIQRRVGFEEGNLLEVLARSPEASYDVVFCRNVLIYFSERALRRVLSGFSRALAPGGYLFLGHSESLRGVTDEFELVHEHDAFYYRSKGPGPSSTTAAPLPPPPRRASEPTIPAVPATPEEAAPSWAEEIQRSTARIARIAETREAEGAASASPAPPVAGAPSALARVLDLLEAERHDDALSVVAAAGPSAPPELELCRAAIYGEKGRSRDAERTLGALLARGQCETGAHYLLGLLRENERDVERAAWHYREAKRRDPRFSLPHLRLGMVLRREGERASARAELERALELLRTEERARIVMFGGGFRREVLLELCRAQLGALGVQTPEPTPI; encoded by the coding sequence ATGAGCGCGCCCCGCGACGCCAAGGGAATCGAGGACCTCGTCGAGGCCCGCTTCGGCCTCGCGCCCTCGGGCTTTCAGCGGGACCGCATCGAGGTGCTCCTCGGGGAAAACCCGCCGCGAGGTGGGCCCATCCCGCTCGAGCGCCTGGTCGAGGCGGTGACGGTCGGCGAGACCTATTTCTTCCGCGAGCCCATGCAAATCGAGGCGCTCGTGCGGCGCGTGCTCCCCGAGCGCGCGCTCGTGGGGCCGCGGGGTCGAAAGGTGCGGATCCTCTCGGCCGGCTGCTCCTCCGGCGAGGAGCCTTATACGATGGCCATCGCGGCCGAGGTGAGCGCGCCGGAGCTCGCGCCGCTCCTCTCGATCACGGGGCTCGATCTGAATGGGTCCGCCATCGAGAAGGCCCGGCGGGCGCGGTATTCGTCGTGGGCCGTGCGCGGGGCCTCGCAGGAGATCCGCGAGCGGTTTTTCCAGAGAGACGGCGACGCGTTCGTCCTCGATCCGCGCATCCAGCGCCGCGTGGGCTTCGAGGAGGGCAACCTGCTCGAGGTGCTCGCGCGCTCGCCGGAGGCGAGCTACGACGTCGTCTTCTGTCGCAACGTATTGATCTATTTCTCGGAGCGCGCGCTCCGCCGGGTGCTCTCGGGTTTCTCCCGGGCGCTCGCGCCGGGCGGGTATCTCTTCCTCGGGCACAGCGAGTCGCTCCGCGGGGTCACGGACGAATTCGAGCTCGTGCACGAGCACGACGCATTTTATTATCGCTCGAAGGGCCCGGGCCCGTCCTCGACGACGGCGGCGCCGCTCCCCCCGCCCCCGCGCCGCGCGTCCGAGCCGACGATACCCGCGGTTCCGGCCACGCCGGAGGAAGCGGCGCCCTCCTGGGCGGAGGAGATCCAGCGCTCGACCGCGCGGATCGCCCGGATCGCAGAGACCCGCGAGGCCGAAGGCGCGGCGAGCGCGAGCCCCGCGCCGCCGGTGGCGGGCGCGCCCTCCGCGCTCGCGCGCGTGCTCGATCTGCTCGAAGCGGAGCGGCACGACGACGCGCTCTCCGTGGTGGCGGCGGCGGGGCCCTCTGCGCCGCCGGAGCTCGAGCTCTGCCGGGCGGCGATTTACGGAGAAAAGGGCCGCTCGCGGGACGCGGAGCGCACCCTCGGCGCCCTGCTCGCGCGGGGGCAATGCGAGACAGGGGCCCATTACCTGCTCGGGCTCTTGCGTGAGAACGAGCGCGACGTCGAGCGGGCCGCGTGGCATTACCGCGAGGCGAAGCGGAGGGATCCGCGGTTCTCGCTGCCGCACCTGCGGCTCGGCATGGTGCTCCGGCGCGAGGGCGAGCGCGCTTCTGCCCGCGCGGAGCTCGAGAGGGCCCTCGAGCTGCTCCGGACCGAGGAGCGCGCGAGGATCGTGATGTTCGGCGGGGGCTTTCGAAGAGAAGTATTGCTCGAGCTGTGCAGGGCGCAGCTCGGCGCGCTGGGCGTCCAGACACCGGAGCCGACGCCCATTTGA
- a CDS encoding CHASE3 domain-containing protein, whose product MGKSWTVGQQIAAGFLLPLLILITLGSFSYRSSQRLLATSEAVTQAHEELTGLSNFLASLDETETGKRGYVITGRDDFLKPYYSGKKGVATELRQLEELFGDDPIQKERIGELRPLVEERLREIDETIEARRESGFDAALKIVLEGTGARVMENIRRIVAEMKAHEHKLLTERNTEAKQAAAWLSQILIFGTLVAVLIVAAVGLVVTRGLGARIGAAVQHIRSAAAELEAAATQQVKGAKGQVSAATEVSTTVRELVTTSRQISESAQRVTLVASETAQAARGGNQTVEGAQEAIETVRRQVDQIVEHMLDLGRKSQEIGGILDIVSELAEQTNILAINATIEAVGAGESGRRFGVVASEIRKLADRVGGSAKEIRRLIEEIRTAANTTVMATEDGAKAVEAGTRRFGEVAQSFKRIVDYVGSTAEASREIELSTKQQSSAMEQVASAIADVAQTARESEAGSSQTLNTASQLAGLSGDLVRLIRREESSA is encoded by the coding sequence GTGGGAAAATCATGGACCGTGGGGCAACAGATCGCGGCGGGCTTCTTGCTCCCGCTGCTCATCCTCATCACGCTGGGCTCGTTCTCCTACCGGTCGAGCCAGCGGCTCCTCGCGACGAGCGAGGCGGTCACGCAGGCGCACGAGGAGCTCACGGGGTTATCGAACTTCCTCGCGTCGCTCGACGAGACCGAGACGGGCAAACGTGGCTACGTGATCACGGGCCGCGACGATTTCCTGAAGCCCTATTACTCGGGTAAAAAAGGCGTCGCGACCGAGCTCCGGCAGCTCGAGGAGCTCTTCGGCGACGACCCCATCCAGAAAGAGCGCATCGGCGAGCTCCGCCCCCTCGTGGAGGAGCGCCTGCGCGAGATCGACGAGACGATCGAGGCACGCAGGGAGAGCGGGTTCGACGCGGCGCTGAAGATCGTCCTCGAAGGCACCGGCGCGCGGGTGATGGAGAACATCCGGCGCATCGTCGCCGAGATGAAGGCGCACGAGCACAAGCTCCTCACCGAGCGGAACACCGAGGCGAAGCAAGCCGCCGCGTGGCTCAGCCAGATCCTGATCTTCGGCACGCTCGTGGCCGTGCTGATCGTCGCGGCCGTGGGCCTCGTCGTGACCCGCGGCCTCGGGGCGCGTATCGGCGCGGCCGTGCAGCACATCCGCAGCGCCGCGGCCGAGCTCGAGGCGGCCGCGACCCAGCAGGTCAAGGGCGCGAAGGGGCAGGTCTCGGCGGCGACCGAGGTGAGCACGACGGTGCGCGAGCTCGTCACGACGTCGCGCCAGATCTCGGAGAGCGCGCAGCGGGTGACGCTCGTCGCGAGCGAGACGGCGCAGGCGGCCCGCGGCGGCAACCAGACCGTCGAGGGCGCGCAGGAGGCGATCGAGACCGTCCGGCGGCAGGTCGACCAGATCGTCGAGCACATGCTCGATCTCGGCCGCAAATCCCAGGAGATCGGCGGGATCCTCGACATCGTCTCGGAGCTCGCCGAGCAGACGAACATCCTCGCGATCAACGCGACGATCGAGGCCGTCGGCGCCGGGGAGTCGGGGCGGCGCTTCGGCGTCGTGGCGAGCGAGATCCGCAAGCTCGCCGATCGCGTGGGCGGGTCGGCCAAGGAGATCCGCCGGCTCATCGAGGAGATCCGGACCGCGGCGAACACCACGGTGATGGCCACCGAGGACGGGGCGAAGGCGGTGGAGGCCGGGACGCGCCGGTTCGGCGAGGTGGCGCAGAGCTTCAAGCGGATCGTCGACTACGTGGGCTCGACGGCCGAGGCCTCCCGCGAGATCGAGCTCAGCACGAAGCAACAATCGAGCGCGATGGAGCAGGTCGCCTCCGCCATCGCGGACGTGGCCCAGACGGCGCGCGAGAGCGAGGCCGGATCGTCGCAGACCCTGAACACCGCGTCGCAACTCGCTGGTTTGTCCGGGGACCTCGTGCGCCTCATCCGGCGCGAGGAGTCGTCGGCTTGA
- a CDS encoding chemotaxis protein CheW, which produces MSAHALALRRAFDASFAAPSRDAEQAGALVLAIRAGSQSYAVRLSDIDGVHECRKIVPLPGSPPGLRGITGIRGRLFAVHALASLLGLPEPRERPRWLLLAGGDAPIALSVTAIEACLEVSPADLVPAEGDGEGFVRELVTIAGQTRGVLVLEPLVELAKTRAGERHEGAP; this is translated from the coding sequence TTGAGCGCGCACGCGCTCGCGCTGCGCCGCGCCTTCGACGCCTCGTTCGCCGCGCCGTCCCGCGACGCCGAGCAGGCGGGGGCGCTCGTCCTCGCCATTCGAGCGGGCAGCCAGAGCTACGCGGTCCGGCTCTCCGACATCGACGGCGTCCACGAATGCCGCAAGATCGTGCCCCTTCCCGGGAGCCCCCCGGGCCTGCGTGGCATCACCGGGATCCGCGGCCGCCTCTTCGCCGTACACGCGCTCGCCTCGCTCCTCGGCCTGCCCGAGCCTCGCGAGAGGCCGCGCTGGCTCCTCCTCGCGGGCGGCGACGCGCCCATCGCCCTGAGCGTCACGGCCATCGAAGCCTGCCTCGAGGTGAGCCCGGCCGATCTCGTGCCCGCCGAGGGGGACGGCGAGGGCTTCGTCCGCGAGCTCGTCACGATCGCCGGGCAGACGCGCGGCGTGCTCGTCCTCGAACCCCTCGTCGAGCTGGCCAAAACGCGGGCCGGCGAGCGCCACGAGGGGGCGCCATGA